From a single Staphylococcus epidermidis genomic region:
- a CDS encoding beta-class phenol-soluble modulin, with the protein MEHVSKLGEAIVDTVTAAQAEDGAELAKSIVNIVANAGGIIQDIAHAFGY; encoded by the coding sequence ATGGAACACGTTTCTAAATTAGGCGAAGCGATTGTGGATACAGTAACAGCAGCACAAGCAGAAGATGGTGCTGAATTAGCAAAAAGTATCGTTAACATCGTAGCTAATGCAGGTGGCATCATTCAAGATATTGCTCACGCATTTGGTTATTAA
- the bioD gene encoding dethiobiotin synthase, with product MNIFVTGTNTDIGKTYVTKYLYKALRTRGYRVCIFKPFQTEEIGGGRYPDLEIYKNECDLDYDVTSLYTFKDPVSPHLAFKIERHQQLNHQTMIDKLESLKAQFDMILIEGAGGIAVPIYEYSDHFYMTTDLIKDTSDFIVSVLPSKLGAINDAIVHQKYIDHQELPPNVVIMNNYTDSAIEQDNLHTIEKLIHKSVYTLGHQATQESFSEAFIQRIIGGSNG from the coding sequence ATGAATATATTTGTAACTGGAACGAATACTGACATCGGTAAAACGTATGTCACTAAATATCTCTATAAAGCATTAAGAACGAGGGGATATCGGGTATGTATTTTCAAACCTTTTCAAACTGAAGAAATTGGTGGAGGTAGATACCCAGATTTAGAAATTTATAAAAACGAATGCGATTTAGACTATGACGTTACGTCTCTTTACACATTCAAAGATCCAGTTTCACCACATTTAGCATTCAAAATTGAAAGGCATCAGCAATTGAACCATCAAACAATGATAGACAAACTCGAATCACTAAAAGCACAATTCGATATGATTCTCATTGAAGGTGCGGGCGGTATTGCAGTGCCTATCTATGAATACAGTGACCATTTTTATATGACAACAGATTTAATTAAAGACACATCGGATTTCATTGTGAGTGTCTTACCTTCAAAGTTAGGTGCGATTAATGATGCCATCGTTCACCAGAAATATATTGATCATCAAGAACTTCCCCCGAACGTGGTAATCATGAATAACTATACTGATAGTGCTATTGAACAGGATAATTTACATACCATTGAAAAATTAATACACAAGTCTGTTTATACGTTAGGTCATCAAGCGACTCAAGAAAGCTTTTCCGAAGCATTTATACAACGAATTATAGGAGGATCCAATGGCTAA
- the bioA gene encoding adenosylmethionine--8-amino-7-oxononanoate transaminase: MANTRELNHKDAQYVWHPFTQMGVYAKNDNIIIEKGRGSYLYDTEGNKYLDGYASLWVNVHGHQHKKLNKAIHKQLDKIAHSTLLGSSNIPSIELAEQLVKLTPDRLQKVFYSDTGSASVEIAIKMAYQYWKNIDAERYAKKNKFLTLHHGYHGDTIGSVSVGGIDSFHKIFKDLIFENIQIETPCLYKSKYRNEAEMLNSILNQIENILSERNDEIVGFILEPLIQGATGLFVHPHGFLKAVEQLCRKYDVLLICDEVAVGFGRTGEMFACNHEDVQPDIMCLGKAITGGYLPLAATLTSQKIYDAFLSQSHGKNTFFHGHTYTGNQLVCSVALENINLFKKKHLIGHIQKTSQTLKQRLEALQPHKNIGDIRGRGLMYGVELVENKSTQTPLDIPTVELIIRRCKENGLMIRNLENVITFVPILSMSNKEIKKMVKIFNKALHQTLGKK; this comes from the coding sequence ATGGCTAATACACGAGAGTTAAATCATAAAGATGCACAGTATGTATGGCACCCATTCACACAGATGGGAGTCTATGCTAAAAATGACAATATTATTATTGAAAAAGGTCGCGGAAGTTATTTATACGATACTGAAGGTAATAAATATTTAGATGGTTATGCGTCATTATGGGTCAATGTGCATGGACATCAGCATAAAAAGTTAAATAAAGCTATTCATAAACAACTTGATAAGATTGCCCATTCTACGCTATTAGGTTCGTCTAATATTCCATCGATTGAGCTAGCCGAACAGTTAGTCAAATTAACACCAGATAGATTACAAAAAGTGTTTTACTCCGATACAGGGAGTGCGTCGGTAGAGATTGCTATTAAGATGGCTTATCAATATTGGAAGAATATCGATGCTGAACGATATGCGAAGAAGAATAAATTTCTTACATTACATCATGGATATCATGGAGATACAATAGGTTCTGTTAGCGTTGGTGGTATCGATAGTTTCCACAAAATTTTTAAAGACCTTATTTTTGAAAATATACAAATAGAAACACCGTGTTTATATAAAAGTAAGTACCGCAATGAAGCGGAAATGCTTAATTCAATACTGAATCAAATTGAAAATATATTATCTGAGAGAAATGATGAAATAGTAGGATTTATTCTAGAGCCACTTATACAAGGTGCAACAGGTTTATTCGTTCATCCGCATGGTTTTTTGAAAGCTGTAGAACAGTTATGTAGAAAATATGATGTATTACTAATTTGTGATGAAGTAGCTGTTGGTTTCGGACGTACGGGAGAAATGTTTGCTTGTAACCATGAAGATGTACAACCAGATATTATGTGTCTGGGTAAGGCGATTACAGGTGGTTATTTACCGTTAGCGGCAACTTTAACATCTCAAAAGATATATGATGCTTTTTTAAGTCAGAGTCACGGTAAGAATACGTTTTTCCACGGTCATACATATACAGGTAATCAGTTAGTTTGTTCCGTAGCACTTGAGAATATTAATCTTTTTAAAAAGAAGCATCTGATTGGGCACATTCAAAAGACATCTCAAACATTAAAGCAACGCTTAGAGGCACTTCAACCTCATAAAAATATTGGAGATATTAGAGGGCGGGGATTAATGTATGGTGTGGAATTAGTTGAAAACAAATCAACGCAGACACCACTCGATATTCCAACTGTAGAACTGATTATACGTCGATGTAAAGAGAATGGATTGATGATTCGTAATTTGGAAAATGTCATCACTTTCGTACCTATTTTAAGTATGTCTAATAAAGAAATTAAAAAAATGGTTAAAATTTTCAACAAAGCCTTACATCAAACATTGGGTAAGAAGTAA
- a CDS encoding aminotransferase class I/II-fold pyridoxal phosphate-dependent enzyme produces MDIKAQLKQIQDKVLYRELQPIQSVEKQYIYINDQSYINFTSNDYLGIGQLEYQPQNFLDFIKTYSIHLSSSRLVSGNSVVYQQLEQAISEHFNFEDALIFNSGYDANLAVFNIFKNNNVVIFSDQQNHASIIDGIKLSGLSKVIYQHLNYDDLESHLARHTNPDVQKVIVSDSVFSTNGTKADINRLVHLKQRYNAILIIDASHSLGLNLFEYHADIDIVTSSLSKAWGAHGGVIFSSKDIKDLIINKGRSLIYSSSLPSYHLYFIQVSLQHVIEDTYRREKLNVLSEYFNHQFMELFPDQPLSNTPIKNIVCDSLASAQAQYDMLFEHGIFVSYLRYPTVSQPTLRISLSYFHDTDDIDRLFNVMKQYDEGDSYV; encoded by the coding sequence ATGGACATTAAAGCACAGTTAAAACAGATTCAAGATAAAGTTTTATATAGAGAGCTTCAGCCGATTCAGTCCGTAGAAAAACAATATATTTATATCAATGACCAATCTTATATTAATTTTACTTCGAACGATTATCTCGGTATAGGACAACTTGAATATCAACCTCAAAATTTCTTAGATTTTATAAAGACATATAGTATCCATCTATCAAGTTCTAGATTAGTGAGTGGCAACTCAGTCGTTTATCAGCAATTAGAACAGGCAATTAGCGAGCATTTTAATTTTGAAGACGCCTTAATTTTTAATAGTGGTTACGATGCGAATTTGGCGGTATTTAATATTTTTAAAAATAATAATGTTGTTATTTTTTCGGATCAACAGAATCATGCCAGTATAATAGACGGTATTAAATTAAGTGGTTTATCAAAAGTGATTTATCAACATTTAAACTATGATGACCTGGAAAGTCATTTAGCACGGCACACCAATCCAGATGTTCAAAAAGTAATTGTCTCTGATAGTGTGTTTTCTACTAATGGCACTAAAGCAGATATTAATAGGCTAGTACATCTCAAGCAACGTTACAATGCGATTTTAATTATTGACGCATCTCATAGTTTAGGATTAAATCTCTTTGAGTATCATGCAGACATTGACATAGTTACTTCAAGTTTATCTAAAGCGTGGGGAGCCCATGGTGGCGTCATATTCAGTTCAAAAGATATAAAAGATTTAATCATTAATAAAGGTCGTTCGCTTATCTACTCGAGTAGTTTACCTAGCTATCATTTGTATTTTATTCAAGTGAGCTTACAACATGTGATTGAAGATACATACAGACGAGAGAAGTTGAATGTACTTAGTGAATATTTTAATCACCAATTCATGGAATTATTTCCCGATCAACCATTATCTAATACACCTATCAAAAATATCGTTTGTGATAGTTTGGCTTCAGCACAAGCACAATACGACATGTTATTTGAACATGGTATATTTGTCAGTTATTTAAGGTATCCAACAGTGTCACAGCCAACATTAAGAATTTCATTATCCTATTTTCATGACACAGATGATATTGATCGACTTTTCAATGTAATGAAACAATACGATGAAGGTGATAGCTATGTATAG
- a CDS encoding 6-carboxyhexanoate--CoA ligase, whose amino-acid sequence MYSIKMRASHEDIHISGAETMCEFEDLENYLKKYFNKAFNHENGNIDFLNLKIEKVKAPIQTLVALPVVENLNDTLTQLAKQTGVSEYALNKGLEFIKNDITYTGAIILSAQTGQRLDSTEQRGIRVTQLAFKTCKCNGEISERVKDARALATCINAFEGVKAELCVSDDLHYTTGYFASPKLGYRRIFNIKEKGTRHGGRIIFVDEGINLNEYVSFLETVPKEIIEK is encoded by the coding sequence ATGTATAGTATAAAAATGCGTGCAAGCCACGAAGATATTCATATTAGCGGTGCTGAAACAATGTGTGAATTTGAGGATTTAGAAAATTATTTAAAAAAATATTTTAATAAAGCCTTTAATCATGAAAATGGAAATATAGATTTCTTAAATTTGAAAATTGAAAAGGTTAAGGCACCGATTCAAACGTTAGTAGCATTACCAGTGGTTGAAAATCTAAACGATACTTTAACACAATTAGCAAAACAAACAGGTGTTTCTGAATATGCGCTAAACAAAGGGTTAGAATTTATAAAAAATGATATTACTTATACTGGAGCCATTATTCTATCTGCACAAACCGGACAACGACTTGATAGCACTGAACAACGAGGTATCAGGGTAACACAATTAGCATTTAAAACATGCAAATGTAATGGAGAAATATCAGAAAGAGTAAAAGATGCACGTGCACTTGCAACTTGTATCAATGCATTTGAAGGTGTAAAAGCAGAACTATGTGTATCAGACGATTTGCATTACACGACTGGATATTTTGCGTCGCCTAAGTTAGGATATCGTAGAATCTTTAATATTAAAGAAAAAGGTACGCGTCACGGAGGAAGAATTATCTTCGTAGACGAAGGAATAAATTTAAATGAATATGTTTCCTTTTTAGAAACAGTACCTAAAGAAATCATAGAAAAATAA